The following are from one region of the Acipenser ruthenus chromosome 19, fAciRut3.2 maternal haplotype, whole genome shotgun sequence genome:
- the LOC117424155 gene encoding ectonucleotide pyrophosphatase/phosphodiesterase family member 7-like: MLWKLLVCLALLSQALSAPLKDLRRKARVKVLLISFDGFRWDYDQDVDTPNLDAMAREGVKAKYATPPYVTITSPSHFTLLTGKYIENHGVIHNMWFNTTTGEKLPYYRTQFVNEWWDSGSLPIWVTAQRQGLKAGSVHFPGTAATYQGEKVGISEVEPQFYNYSNETVWQEKIDMVMDWFTQQDLDFVTLYFGEPDLAGHKHGPDSQKRRDMVSQVDRTVGYLRSQAQQHGLENRLNFIITADHGMSTVLRKPAVNEIVLSKIPGFSFQDIKFHLVDYGPNGFLLPKDGQLEKVYNALKSGHPNLHVYKKEELPARLRYANNPRILPIVMFADPGYVINGYFTVQNNKGEHGFDNEAMDMKTIFRAIGPDFKKNLTVDPIETVEVYALMCELLGIKPEPNDGSIEHTRHMLNTQESKTYSLESQVFIGLVSSACFLFLTGVVFIVHTARRRRKESKRSKEEIHDGREAKEAATSF, from the exons ATGTTGTGGAAGCTGCTTGTGTGCCTTGCGCTGCTTTCCCAGGCTCTCAGCGCTCCCCTGAAGGACCTGAGAAGGAAGGCTCGGGTTAAAGTGCTTCTTATCTCCTTCGATGGCTTCCGATGGGACTACGACCAGGACGTGGACACCCCGAATCTGGATGCCATGGCTAGAGAGGGGGTCAAGGCGAAATATGCCACCCCTCCTTATGTCACCATCACCAGCCCGTCTCACTTCACACTGCTCACAG GGAAGTACATTGAGAATCATGGAGTGATCCACAACATGTGGTTTAACACGACGACAGGAGAGAAACTACCTTACTACCGCACACAGTTTGTCAATGAATGGTGGGACAGTGGCAGCTTGCCCATCTGGGTAACAGCGCAAAGACAG GGTTTGAAGGCTGGATCAGTCCACTTCCCCGGCACTGCTGCCACCTACCAAGGTGAGAAGGTTGGCATTAGCGAGGTGGAGCCCCAGTTTTACAATTATTCTAATGAGACAGTATGGCAAGAGAAAATTGACATGGTGATGGACTGGTTCACCCAGCAGGATCTTGATTTTGTGACACTGTATTTCGGAGAGCCCGACTTAGCCGGGCACAAACACGGGCCAGACTCCCAAAAGAGACGGGACATGGTGAGTCAGGTGGACCGCACTGTGGGCTACCTCCGGAGCCAAGCCCAGCAACACGGGCTCGAAAACAGACTCAATTTTATCATCACAGCAGATCATGGCATGAGCACCGTCCTCAGGAAGCCTGCAGTTAATGAGATTGTCTTGTCCAAAATCCCTGGCTTCTCCTTCCAGGACATCAAGTTCCATCTTGTTGACTATGGTCCTAATGGTTTCCTCCTTCCAAAAGACGGGCAGTTGGAGAAGGTCTACAATGCTCTGAAGAGCGGACACCCCAACCTGCATGTCTACAAGAAGGAAGAATTGCCTGCCAGATTACGATACGCCAACAATCCTCGGATCCTCCCTATTGTGATGTTTGCGGATCCAGGATACGTCATTAATGGG TATTTCACAGTCCAAAATAACAAGGGTGAGCATGGGTTCGACAATGAAGCCATGGATATGAAAACCATTTTCCGAGCAATTGGCCCAGACTTTAAGAAGAACCTAACTGTGGATCCTATTGAGACGGTCGAGGTCTATGCTCTGATGTGTGAGCTGCTGGGAATCAAGCCTGAACCCAATGATGGCTCCATTGAGCACACCAGACACATGCTGAACACACAAG AGTCTAAAACCTATTCCCTGGAGTCACAGGTCTTCATTGGCCTGGTCAGTTCGGCTTGCTTTTTGTTTCTGACAGGTGTGGTTTTCATTGTTCACACAGCACGACGCAGGAGAAAGGAGAGCAAGCG ATCCAAAGAAGAAATCCATGATGGGAGGGAAGCTAAGGAGGCAGCAACAAGTTTCTGA